A region of Onychomys torridus chromosome 10, mOncTor1.1, whole genome shotgun sequence DNA encodes the following proteins:
- the C10H4orf36 gene encoding uncharacterized protein C4orf36 homolog has translation MAYGLPRRNTVQTILKGSCYKIQEPWDLAELTKTWYTNLVNIKLPFLGEIAFGNPVKLAKVYRTTKDGLFPSAQAAKLEKEYEAKRLAKMKCLENAHEEVQASLRQKKVGLRRPLQPK, from the exons ATGGCGTACGGCTTGCCAAGAAGGAACACAGTGCAAACCATTTTGAAGGGCAGCTGTTATAAAAT ACAGGAACCATGGGACCTTGCAGAGCTCACAAAGACCTGGTACACAAACTTAGTGAACATCAAGTTGCCATTCTTGGGAGAAATTGCATTTGGTAACCCTGTAAAGCTCGCCAAAGTATACCGAACCACCAAAGATGGCCTGTTCCCTTCAGCACAAG CCGCGAAACTCGAAAAGGAGTATGAAGCGAAGCGCCTAGCAAAGATGAAATGTCTGGAGAATGCTCATGAGGAAGTCCAGGCTTCACTACGGCAAAAGAAAGTCGGCTTGAGAAGACCACTCCAACCTAAGTGA